The DNA sequence ACATCACAAAAGTCCTGTatattcaacattttatttgggTTACTGGGCCCCTCATACTTTTCCCCCCAAACTtggacacacgcatacaaacctTTGTGACTGTGAATCCTTAAATTTCTGAACAGATCTTTATATACTGACCAGATGCTTGTTTTAAAAGACAGTGCAGAATAGAGGTGGCTAGAGGACTTGTTGGTGAGCCCACTCACCTCTGGGAGCTGTTCATTCCACtttatgaaaaaacacagaacaaagaaacaaagaaaaaacaaaaacttagtTTGCTTTAATATACTGTTAATATTAGGGCTCTTAAGAGATACTTCCTGTCAAAACAGTGATGTACCTTAAAGCTTAATAAGTGACTCCACATGATCCTACCACAAAATGGAGGGTGGGGAAACAGACAAAATGGAGGGTGTGACATACAAGCTCAGACtaaaaagaagcagaagaaaagGTTAAGCAGCAGtgcaaaaaatcattttttaaaaacacacacaagttgCTAGTATATAGGATACACAGATGTTAAGAGCTACCACATAAACATTACACATACTTAAAAATAGCACCAAAAAAATTATTCCCCATTTTACACTTACATTATTTACAATGGGGTTTCAGAACACTAATTAGATAAACAAAAGGAGGACAGCATTTAGCTATACAACCAAGTATCTGTCCAGCTCCTGTCCATCTACccaagaacaaataaaaaagcattgaTGGCAATGCTTCGTAAACGGTAATGCTTTGTAAAGTAAACACCCATCAGTATGATATACTCGAAACAGCAATAAGGAaatttgtgtggtttttattGGTCCAGATGttgttaaaagaaaatatttttcacgtgatatatatatatatatatatttatttatatttaaaatttgtatgTGAACTGTGAACACTGTCCCATGCTTGCTaggagaaaataatatttatttgaaggataaagttgaaaaatatttgattttaaaaaatcccaatCAAGGTGTATGTTGGGggcaacatcatcatcatcattattattattattattattattattattattaacataacTATATTAACACACAATGACTGAAGTACCTGAAAAAATCTGAGGAATAGGTCCTCagaatgcatttcatgtttcaCGTCACTATGtgacacagaaaaaacaagacagggacagagaaaaaATGTCATGCACTACAACACACAATCAACTGATGTAAAATTAAACTACATTGATTAATAACACACTTTACACCCCTGACTTTGATCCTGACCACCATAGTTGGAGACactgaaagaagaaagaaattgaGAAGACATGGAAAAGCAGAAAGAGAGGCCTATGCTGGAGTGGCAGCAAGGACTCATCAGCAGTTAAAGCAAAATGGGCATGGGCTTCAAATACTGCTAGGCCTGAATATTatcacactggcacacacaaatgtacacatccTATGCATTACCAACCAATACATTCAATCTTCCTGAGACATCCTGACACACAGAAGCCACTGAGCATTTCTATAAATTAAATGTCTATTAAAACATGCTCCCCAAAAAGCTAATAAAATCACAGGATGtatgaaatttaatttactaTATAGACATTTAAATTATCAAATCATATAATGACctgcattaaataaataggCCATTCTAAAACAATGATTGCTCTGaagattaaaaagaaataaaatgtattgcctTAGAGCAAGAATTTTTAAACACACCACGCCCAAGGTGGTGTGctaaaattcataaataatatttcataacacaaaggcatgcacacacacctacccacccacccacattGGTGagaattacattaaaattatcataaaaaataattacatttttaaaagtatatttctTCACCCTTTTCTTCTAAAAACAAGAACTAGTACACAATACCAGCAGTCTACTATTCAACTATCGTAAAAGACCAGTACGACCAGAATATAAGCATTTAACTagcccaataaaaaaaaatatatattaacaaaaagcacaattatataattaaaatataactgaATAGAACTATGCATGAACAATATATGTAACAAGTAAAATGGATCCAttaacacaaatacactcactcAGTGTTCTTGTTAAGGATAGTGGCATTAGAAAGAGGATCATTATTAGGTTATGCAAATGTAGATGTTTAAGCAGATACTTTTTTCCAAGAGTATAGTGATCACGTCAGCACTATTGCAGGCGGTGTGTGCTTCAACTACCagccgtgagagagagagaaagacagagagagagcgagagagagagggagggagggagagagagagagagagagagagagagagagagagagagagagtgagggagggagggagagagagcagagaaaagcAAGacgcacttaaaaaaaaaaaaatctcacaggCTGGCCTTGCCTTGCCCAACTACTTCGATCCACAACCCTTTCTGAGGTTGTTAAACTttgaaatagaaatgaaaaagggagaCAACAGGGGAAAAAGAGCTGCACTTACCTTTCATCTTTTGGTCCACAGTATCACCaataaaaaatcaagaaataaaaacaaagaaagcacAGAGGCTGATTACTCCCAATGTACATCCAAAAGAATCAAACCACCCTCTAATGATTCCAGTCAGAAAAAGATCACTGAATTAAGTTTGATATGTTGTAgttgttttccattaaaaaaaacacaacctaAACACTGCCAACTCATGTCTccatttcaaacaaacaacaggCTTTAAATGATTCATTCCACCATTTCTTCACTCTAACTGCTAAGACTTGTGCCTACGATAATTTTCAAATcagtatgtaaaaaataagTATGCGACTGAAaacacaaattttaaattctaagacaatcaacaacataaaaatggaaaaaattctatttaaaactaaaaacaatgGGACTTCCCAGTCAAATTTCAAGAGAAGAGACACCCGTCCGTCTAATCTAGGGGTTTCCTTTTCTGATGCTGGGGTGGAGGCAGGGAAGTTGGAGGTTCAGAGCCCTAAAATGTATCTATAAACTTTCACCCTTCCTCCTATCTGCACCCCTAAGCTCCAATTCCCTCCCTATTCACCTCCAAAAAGCAGGAGTCCAGTGCTGTGTGCAGCCTCTGCTTTGCTGTAGCTAGTGAAGCTGCCTAAGGAACTTGGTAGGCATAAAAAGCTGGGGTTGTAGCCTTTTTCCCGGGGCATCACTTTCTACAATAAAAATTAAGCTTTTCGCTGGgcttgaaaaatatgaaaaaaaattggggAGTCCCCTTGGGGTCGCTTTAGAAGGGTGTGAAGTTTGGGGCTTGGCGTTGCTACCATTTTGGggcaaaaaattaatttgtatggCTTCATGCCTCGACTGCGCCAGTGCTAGCAGCCTTCGCTCGCTTTCTGTCTTGTACGCTTGCCAAGGCATTCATACaggcaacagagagagagggagggaaagagcaaGAGGGGGGGAACAAAGAGGGAACAAGTTAGACTGTGGTAAGAAACAAGAAAGGGAAATGAGATATGGAATGTGTTGTGTATTTTAGTATTACAACAAGGCAAGCTTTTTACTGCACTACACTAgctaacatgcacacaggcactaTCCAGAAATAGAGGTTTTGACTGTCTCATTTTGGCCTCATCAAACCGATGGGGCAAGAAAATCAAATTACACAGCAAAGACCATTTAAGGATATGAAAATAGGCTATTataaatttttgttttaaaacctaattttgattaatttgtcATAAATAAGTAGGCTCGATTCGCAAACCCTCTTCTCTGATATGCCCAGTGTCTATAGTTAGGCCAAGCACACCAAACAGAATATGCTGACTTGGTGctaaagattttactgaaaAAGGAGGCATCACccatccacatgcacacacacagatgttaGGGAATTCTGTGAGTGAAAGGAAATGATAAGGGGGAAAAACCTCAAGCTGACAATAAAAATTCTGTGCAAACCACTTATTTACATGCCTGAATTGTGTTGCTGCAATGCTAGGTTTAACTGAGCAATTTGAATAGACTATGGTAACAgttataaaaatgacaaatcacCAAATTTtagcaagaaaaataaataaataaataactgcccTACATTATTACACCACAAATGCAGCAAGATAAATTAAAAtagctaaaataataataataatttccttaTTCTCTGGACAGAAGCAAACTCATTTTTCTTGCATTATTCTTACTAATTCATGTTAAAAATCAGGACCATCAGGTGCACACATTATACTATTGATACACATAACATCCAACTAGTTCAATTATTTAGTTTCAATTTTATTAAATCTTTTATTAAAGCACAATTCTTAAAACAGGCTACACTCAAACTGACATAATTGCCAGTTATAAAGAATGCATCACGCCAGGAAAATGAATAACCAGTTCTTTGTTTCATTCCTTTTACATTCAATTGATACACATCCCCTGAAATTCTGAGCTGGGATACAAGAAAGGGGCATGTCACATAGTTATACTTACACAGAGACATGTGGAACCTCAAATCATTAGCTATTCATTTAAATTGCCTATTGGATGtaacaatattaataaataagatGCAAAAGAGGACAAGTAATTataatgaacaataaaatacaaacaataatGTTGGCAGGATACTGCAGTGCAGTTGAGcaaaatatacaattttaagAAAGCTTGACAGGAATAAAGTTCACCCACACTAAACTATACTTTCAGGGCGTTTGTAGTTTTTGTCGTTAATAAGGGAATACCATGAACTATATTCTTGCTAAACCCTTGCCATGGAGAGCATACCCTTGTCATAGGATATTTTGAATGATGCCATACTCATACACCTGTGAAAAAACTACTTCAAGAAGTTCATAATCATATTAAAACGTTATTATTCTTGGTAAACACTAACTAAAATTCAGAAGtagtaaaaaaatttaatggcGTGGACATTGAGCAGATTGCAAAACCCAAGTAGACATGTGATACCAATAATTAGAGTTGTAATGAAACGCTTGCGCAAAAAATGATCGATTCACCCCTTTTCCTCATTCAATCGCAAGACTAAAGGCAATAGCATCGCTTGGAATTCTTTatggagaaagaaaatattCGCAGCAGTTTCAAATATGCTATTTGACCTAGGTTCTtcctaattattttatttcgaAGATTTGTCGCTACCAATtactacaaataaatatatagtataaattattttatttttatgacaacCGATTTCAATACAAATTCGGTGATTTTAGTTAACACTGACCGTATAAAGTTACTCAAGATAAACAATGAGTAATACCAATCTTACTTCTCAACCACGTCTTCAGGGAACAATCTTTCTCAGACATTTTCAACTTCTTTTTGTGATGGTAGCCAGCTAGGCTATTCATGTTTTTCAAAGACTGCGCCAGGCAAATTTAAGGCAACATTGTGTGAAGCCACTGGATTCAGACTAgctatattaattatattatattacgcGATGTAATATGTTAACTATCAGCCCATAGCTCAGATACTGTCTTCCTCAGCTAACTAGCTCGTACAATAGTCTTACATTTTCAAATCCAGCAATATGAAGTATTATAAACTAGAAGGATTATTTAGGTAGCTCgacatattgcattttgtttgtttgtttgactttttaaaattacaattgtTGTTACTTAAGGTGTTCAAGTGACGTTAAATGTTTTCTAGAATCGCCGTCAtatctagttagctagctacaaagTATCTTTTATTTGGAAATAACGTTACTTTGTTGGTTACGCGAAACGTACATTTGCGCTGGGTTTATTTGCAAGTGTTGAGTGGGCTGGGTCATACCCTACTAACATTGTCACAGTTTTGCTTTTTGTGCATGTCAAGGTGATCAATGCTGTTCGCTGGCTGGCCTGACAAATCACCAGAAAATGCTGCGCaactagctaacattacatAATGAGACTGTTTTAAGTTACTCACAAGCCGACCAAcgttggctagctaacgttggtCCAGCTAGCTATATTATGCACTTAGCCTGCAAGCAACCACCACCATTTCATTCGTGTTATGGCAGAGGGGTGGAGTGCTTCATTTTGAGGGGTTACAGAGCACACGGGGAGGGGTTCACAGTGTAGACGTGTGATAAGTGTGACAGACACAGTCAACATTAACAATAAATGTTGGCAAAACAGAACTTGGTTACGACAGCTATATTCTAAACTCGCACGAAGTAGCAAAACTGTCTAAGAAAAACTGTCTGGTAAATTATATTACAGTAGCAAGCCAAAACACACCAAACGAAGAAGTTGGGTAGCATTACCAACGTACCGTTTgtaggctaacgttagctacaaaGCCCTATTCTGAGATTTCAAACATGACAGCAATTAGCGCATACCACCATTTAACGACCTGTTAACACACACTAAATAAAGCTTTAGCTTCCTGCCCATGGCTAACTGAATATAAATTATTGCCATCTATTCAGAATAGGTGTCAACAGCCAGTAAGCAACcaaggtaaataaaaatatgaaaaagtctTACCTTTGTTTTAAAAGCCCATATTTGCTAACCACgtaaaaaaattatgaacatGATGCCAAAACTTTACGTCCGAAAGCACTCAaacaaatatgaacatattttgtgtttttcaatcTAGCTATCATTCTCTCTGACACCAGTTTGAAAATGGCGCCAATGTCTGGCCACATCTCCACTACTAGACCGGTGACACGgcagtaggaaaaaaaaattaaataaaattttgaacagttgaattatatttttttactgactgTCTGATGTGTGTTTTAAACAGCTTCAATTATAGTGGTCTTTACTTTATCATAAAATTGCttcaataattttaatttattttttgattaattaaaatgaccGTTTATACCCGCCGCGGTGCAGGACGGGATGTAACTGCAGTTTTCTTTTGAATATCTCCGGACCCAACCGGGAACGCTTGTTGACTGATTTTTATCCCTCTGGCGCCCGAAAACGTTACTGCATAGCCCAGAATTTGTGTTGGTCGACGCGTAACTGGAATGGGTCATTAAAGATGTCCAATTTAGCTAAAGTCAGTGTGATGCAAATTTGTGttacttaaaatgttttttttactaccGAAGACAGGGTTAAGCTTATTTTTCCGTAGTGATAGATCATTTCGCTGAAGCACAGGCAAATAAAGCTGTagattttgttcatttcagatTAGGTTGAAAAACATACACAGCCATTTTTGTGTTACATAAACTACAATTGCACTATTCTACCAGGATGAAGCATTAAATATAATGGACATTTGACTTGCAATAACCCAGACCCATCACAACTTTAAGGAAATCAATCAAACAGTTGTAGGtataatacagattttttttattaatatagaatatttatatatttaaaaggtgtacagtattttttccactacaatgaaacacattttgcatCAATTTTACAATTATGTAAAactcaaaatgaatgaatatatagTATTTATCTTACAAGTCATAAAAATACTTCTTTGattataattatttgtaataatcTATTTACAACTCCCAAAGACTTTAAAAGCACCACTTTTGGTGGCAAACAAAAAGACAATTAAATGTGCTTACATTCCAACACTAAACAATGGAATTTCCATATATGGGGTTTTTAAAAGTCTCTACACATATGAATACCTCTTTCAAAGCATATGTAGtgagctaaataaaaaaacattgggcCAGTAAAAATGGCCCTTTAAGAGGTCTAGTATATTTTTTGCCAATCAACAGCACAGGTAGAAATTCATGCTCCAGAGGAGTTTTCATTAACGTGCAATCATGAAAACTCCACTAGTGTCTGCACAGATTGTTCTCTCATCTCTTATGGTACCCATTACTACACCACGGAATGACCACAACCCATTTAATACTTAAAAAAACTATAATctcacaatattttatttacactcTGACAATGACAGAATGCATTGATAAAGTTGCAGCAATAGTGAGACAATGCAATTAATTAGCTCAGAGCAGAAACAGAATTGTGATCATGATTTATAATTTCAACACAGACAGAtccaaaaacagagagaatgtcttaactgtgtgtgtattacttTCATGATAGGTTAACACCACATCTATGAAAAAATTACAGATTCATATGAGTTACATACATGTGttttcaatgtgtgtgtgataaagaCTTCAGTTTGGCAATCACATTCTGTGTTTTGATCATGAACACAATACAGGCACACTGAATGGTGAACAATGTCTATAATTGAAGCAATTTCACTGTTGTCTATATGAATTGTACAAATACCTGTCAAAGTATTATGAATTCAAAATTTAATccatctgaaacaaaaacctagaTTCAAATATCAAACAGGCTGTCTCCAATGTAAAACAGATAATAATGATCGAGAAAACATTTCTCATCTCTTTGTAATTTGTGAAGTTGTACGCaaatacagagagaaaaaaatagaaattattaatttaacatcTTATTTAAAGGGTTCATGGAAAACATGTCATGAGATTGCATACGTTACAATTACTTATTCACTTAACAGACAAATTTCTTTAAGTGAACCtacaatgtttaatatttacatattacacaAGTATAGTACCCACACACAACCAGGTTTCAGAACCTGGGATTCAAAATGATGACCAATGGCTTATAAGCATATTACTCCAAACTGCTATGCAGTTTAAGTCCTGCATGTACACTTAGGACTCGTTTCTCAAACATGGATTAATCCTAGTCCTagactaaaaaaatattttagatggAGATCTTCGTTGAATATTTCTTTTAGCGTAGGACTAGTCTTAATCTTTGCCCGGGAAACCAGCCCTTCATGATTTTCTGTCATGTTTATACAATGTAtattacaaaatgcatttaatgcaaaaacataatttgtatCACCTTCaatttactttatattcatatttgcatatttatggaagaacttcaaatatatttcatgtaatTTACATTCACAACTGGTTGGAACTGGTTCGTAAACCGCATGTATAACAGAAGGCATTAAAGCAAAATGTATGCTTAGAACTTATGTTATTCTTCAGGAAGTGGTTAAAGCCTAGAAAACCCCAGTTTGGCCATGAGTCCATGTCAAGTATAATCACACCATTCTAAACCTGCAAACAGTACTAAATATTTCATGCAAATTAGAGAATTTAAACATTTGAGCTCATACTGTTCTACTTCATTGGGAAATGGTGATAGACCACATTTTCATGCTCGTTTTCCAAAGCTACACTGTTACTATGTAGACATGTGGTCAGTCCCCACATACTCATTTTCCCATTTCTCCTTTTCATTCAGATTCTGTCACTGTTGCTATAGTCACTGATTCGCTGGCATATGCACGctatgatatttttatttcataatgagATCATTGTAATTTTCCTTCCACTTTTACAAACAATCAAATCTTTAAACTGGacatatatactaaagcaattgCGATGAAGTACCATGCTAATGAGTACAACAACAGTGTCATATGGGATTTTAACTCTGGTATAAGTTCAGTTCTTTAAAGCACTGCACAACAATCACCATGTATTATAAACCCTTATGTATTCTACAAGACATCTTTACCATGAATAGATCTCTTCATGACTTTCAGTCCAGGTCTGACTTGTGTATTTATGTTGGAATGGATCAGAGCTAAGAGACCCATACCCTTCTTCCTTTACTAGGTGTAACAGCAATCTCTGATTGGCTTGGATAATAGTTTGTCCACCATTACAAAGTCCTCAGTTGTTTggtcaaatgtgtttttgtgtttacaatAACCACTTCATCATGGGCTGTGACCGGCTGGTTTGAATGTCTATAtagtggggtggtggtgggaggtGAAAGGTGGGGGTGAAAGTGACAGGGGGCTCCCCTGTGTGGTGGCACGTACAGACACAGCCTCTGGAGGAGAGCTTGTCGCCCGAGACACACTGGTGAGGGAAAGGAAGAGATGTGGAGGGAGCAAGGTTTGAGTTGAGCATAATGACAGAAAGAGGATGGCAGACATACAGAGAGAAAtgtaaaacagacagagaaaataCATTGCAAGTCGCATAACCTTTTAACATATCAAACAGCATCACAATAAACacatcattaataataatgtttccAACATTTGTCAACAAGTCAGCATTAAACACagctgcagccatttttaaaattaaatgtgtatgtatagtaGTACATTAAATGTATAGTAGCACACTGCAGCATACGGGAATACCATTATGGGTGTTTCCATCACTTGGTACCACGTGGTGGTACATAGATGATACTTATCAGTTCACTATTACCAGTTATTAATATGCACACCTTTGTACACTTCTGTCTAACCGTCTTTGAAAGCAATCTTCAAGGATAAGCCCATGTGTCAAAAATAAATCCTAGCTAAGGAAGCTTCATCACAGGGAAGAATACCAGTGGGCTAAATGCTTTGGCTGAGATGTACATACAAGCTGCAATCTACACCTCATACAGCTTCATCTACAAGCTGAATGAGGTGAAAATGGACAAAACAGTTTTGATACACTTTTCTCCATAGCCATCTTTTAAAAAGGACTGCGCGACAGTGTGTTCAAGGGACAAGGCAGGCTGGCCTGCAGCATACGGCCCCCAGTATCTATGATTATTGCACGGTCTAGTTAAACATTCAGTTCCTTCATTTGAAGTACTAATAATTAAGTTATATTTCAGTTGGCTAGGGTGTCCAAACAAAAGAGAACGCACCCCCCAATTATAACATCAAGTACATGGAAAAAAttatccattttaattttaattaagatGCATTTTACAGTAACACATCCATATGCATCTCGAGGAATACCTGTAAATACCGAGTCATTTCGGGCTCTGAACAAAGGTTCTGACCTGACTGTGTATCCAGTGTGATGGGGAGAGTCAGATACCCCAGCAACAAACAGCTTCTTAGGTGGGGCATCAGACTCGACTCCTCCTGTATAATTCAGATTAAGACAAATGATGAAGTCAATATCAAGGCCAGTCATTTACAGGATAAGTGAAACACTGCACAGATACACATTAACATCTTACAAAACAAACCTGCATGTTATGCCATTCAGTTAGAAATAATCTTACTGAGACAGCAAGCTGCACTTTGCTATAACAGCCGCTGGGCTGTCTTTATATAagtgtatgcttttttttttttttttttaaagcaaaagctTTTATGCAACTATTACAGACATCTCTTTGTCTGGAACTAGTAGCTCATTGCAGAAaggactattaaaaaaaaaaaaaatcaggcagTTGGAATTAATAAGCAACAGAGCGCTCACCTTTCCTCTTGAGAGGTGGTAAAGCGGGTGATCTCACAGCAGTGCTCAACGCTGCCCTGCTGGAGAGATCAGGAAGTGCATGTGCAGTCTCACACCAGCATAGCAGTTACACCAGGACTCCAAATAAAACaccaaaattttattttgaggaTTGTACATTCTGTCTTTAAAAGGTGCAGTGTATTGTTTGagacaaaaatatcaaaaggaAAACCAATCAATAAAAAGACTATAATTGACAGTGGAACTTACTTTCTGTACCTCCGTGTTGGACTTGGGGATGAATTGGGTGTAACACCACTGTCCAGAGAACTGATTCCCTGGAATTAAAGAGtcataaatgtgcttttttaaaaagcaaaatcaaTACACTTTGGTCTACTCCCATGTCAATTTTATTAATGCACTCACCAGAGATAGGTGATCTTGCCATGGATTTATAGGTGGAAGGGGGATAAGAGAAGATACACTGtagaaatatggaaaaatataacTTTAGCCTTATTTCAACAAGTATCCTATGTAGGTAGCagtcttttggggttttaagaCATAAGTGCATATGGAGTTGGATTGTgaccatttttacatttaggTGAGCCTCTAGTAGCACAAAATGTTTAGAGAGCCATTATGGAGATGACAATGTTTCATATTAGTGTTGGGGAATGCATCTATATCTTGTGGCATCCATAACCACACACATAATACTACAGCTTTACTAGTAATTCCAGAGTCTCACAGCTCCATCATCAGCAAGGGCTATGACCAACAGatctacagtgctgtgaaaaattatttgtccccttcctgatttcctctattattgcatatttgtcacaatgaATGGTGTTGTAAtatcagacaaagggaaacggagtaaacacaaaacacatttttaatttttaaaaatttcatttattcaatgaaaaaagttaaacaaccccccccccccccttagttACCCAATCAATGAATAAACCCAATTTGATTTCTAATTATATTCAGCCGATTGAACACAACCAGGCACGATTTCCAGGCAGCCCTgctgaatctaaacctcactcgtATTGAACCTGACCACAACCATCAGAGCACattatgccacaatcaaaggacaTTCCAGAAGAtattgttgaaataaaaaagttgttgaaatatatcagtctgga is a window from the Anguilla anguilla isolate fAngAng1 chromosome 3, fAngAng1.pri, whole genome shotgun sequence genome containing:
- the LOC118223691 gene encoding protein FAM122A-like isoform X4, whose product is MERMEVDQCTGAASGGGALRRSNSAPMITGVSDSMTVFSSASSSRYRRSSMSVNPSCPGLVFPLAPFSLVSERSDHQRQDESMELSMRGNGARESVSSLIPLPPINPWQDHLSLGISSLDSGVTPNSSPSPTRRYRKAALSTAVRSPALPPLKRKGGVESDAPPKKLFVAGVSDSPHHTGYTVSVSRATSSPPEAVSVRATTQGSPLSLSPPPFTSHHHPTI
- the LOC118223691 gene encoding protein FAM122A-like isoform X3, which gives rise to MERMEVDQCTGAASGGGALRRSNSAPMITGVSDSMTVFSSASSSRYRRSSMSVNPSCPGLVFPLAPFSLVSERSDHQRQDESMELSMRGNGARESVSSLIPLPPINPWQDHLSLGISSLDSGVTPNSSPSPTRRYRNRAALSTAVRSPALPPLKRKGGVESDAPPKKLFVAGVSDSPHHTGYTVSVSRATSSPPEAVSVRATTQGSPLSLSPPPFTSHHHPTI
- the LOC118223691 gene encoding protein FAM122A-like isoform X1, with the translated sequence MERMEVDQCTGAASGGGALRRSNSAPMITGVSDSMTVFSSASSSRYRRSSMSVNPSCPGLVFPLAPFSLVSERSDHQRQDESMELSMRGNGARESVSSLIPLPPINPWQDHLSLGISSLDSGVTPNSSPSPTRRYRNRAALSTAVRSPALPPLKRKGGVESDAPPKKLFVAGVSDSPHHTGYTVRSEPLFRARNDSVFTGIPRDAYGCVTVKCILIKIKMDNFFHVLDVIIGGCVLFCLDTLAN
- the LOC118223691 gene encoding protein FAM122A-like isoform X2; translated protein: MERMEVDQCTGAASGGGALRRSNSAPMITGVSDSMTVFSSASSSRYRRSSMSVNPSCPGLVFPLAPFSLVSERSDHQRQDESMELSMRGNGARESVSSLIPLPPINPWQDHLSLGISSLDSGVTPNSSPSPTRRYRKAALSTAVRSPALPPLKRKGGVESDAPPKKLFVAGVSDSPHHTGYTVRSEPLFRARNDSVFTGIPRDAYGCVTVKCILIKIKMDNFFHVLDVIIGGCVLFCLDTLAN